Proteins encoded within one genomic window of Akkermansiaceae bacterium:
- a CDS encoding glycosyltransferase family 2 protein, with amino-acid sequence MLEFLFWFSLLLVAYANIGYPALLRIYCRLRRREVHSGDFGGQWPLVSVVMIAHNEEKRISGKLRNLLQSDYQGELEIIVVCDGCEDATADLSRSFLGEGGRTIESPRCGKAEGLNRGVAAAKGAILIFADVRQEFDPSAIRRLVMPFSDPSVAAVSGSLEIKETKDGPGKGIDLYWRLEKFIRLAESKIDSCIGCTGAIYALRADCYLPLPPDTLLDDVVVPMQAQMAGGRILFQPEARAYDPQELTTGNERRRKTRTLAGNFQMLFRYPAWLHPFRNRLWWQLLSHKYLRLAVPFLLLVCFAGNALLALSGGIYPALFLLQLVCYLFAFMGMGSSLRRLKIFSIPGGFLYLQYLCVLGLLRYIRMRAAGKPVGW; translated from the coding sequence ATGTTAGAGTTTCTTTTCTGGTTCAGCCTGTTGCTGGTCGCATACGCCAACATCGGGTATCCAGCGTTGCTCCGGATTTATTGCCGTCTGCGGCGGAGGGAGGTTCATTCCGGAGATTTCGGCGGGCAGTGGCCTCTCGTGTCGGTCGTCATGATCGCCCACAATGAAGAGAAGCGCATCTCCGGAAAGCTGCGGAATCTCCTGCAGAGCGACTATCAAGGTGAGCTTGAGATCATCGTCGTGTGCGATGGGTGTGAGGATGCCACCGCGGATCTGAGCCGGAGTTTCTTGGGGGAGGGTGGCAGGACGATCGAATCCCCCCGATGCGGCAAGGCGGAAGGACTCAACCGAGGGGTGGCCGCCGCGAAAGGTGCCATCCTGATTTTCGCGGATGTGAGGCAGGAGTTCGATCCATCCGCGATCCGGCGGCTGGTGATGCCATTTTCGGATCCCTCCGTCGCCGCGGTGAGCGGCAGTCTGGAGATCAAGGAGACGAAGGACGGTCCCGGAAAGGGAATCGACCTTTATTGGCGGCTGGAGAAATTCATCAGGTTGGCCGAATCGAAGATCGACTCCTGCATCGGATGCACCGGGGCCATCTACGCGCTGCGGGCGGATTGCTATCTGCCGTTGCCTCCGGATACCCTGTTGGATGATGTCGTGGTGCCCATGCAGGCGCAGATGGCGGGCGGGCGCATCCTGTTCCAGCCGGAAGCGCGCGCCTATGATCCCCAGGAACTGACCACCGGCAACGAGCGGCGGCGCAAGACACGGACGCTGGCAGGGAACTTCCAGATGCTTTTCCGTTACCCGGCATGGCTGCATCCTTTCCGCAACCGTCTTTGGTGGCAGTTGTTGTCGCACAAGTATCTGCGGCTCGCCGTTCCTTTCCTGCTGTTGGTGTGCTTCGCCGGCAATGCCTTGTTGGCCCTCTCCGGAGGCATCTATCCGGCGCTCTTCCTGCTGCAGCTTGTTTGCTACCTGTTCGCCTTCATGGGCATGGGATCGTCCCTCCGCAGGCTGAAGATCTTCAGCATTCCCGGTGGGTTCCTTTACCTGCAATACCTGTGCGTCCTCGGGCTGTTGCGATACATCAGGATGCGGGCTGCGGGAAAACCAGTGGGCTGGTGA
- a CDS encoding VanZ family protein, which produces MGERGFSAVFRQRALLALGGLMCLLLVPFPRPAEPEPILEDVRNLLHVPLFMAVMLLLRVLQRSVPPRWRSLWICAFAAALLGGLSEILQGLTGRTPSVGDFGADLAGILLACVVSLRGTGTRLVTLRRLLLLAGVGMFALAAAPLVREVSIFAGKHKVFPVLMDRGFPGALWQGQGGTRLHVVDTESGGLQVEMPHGDYEGLRYMFPRGVDTAGYSGLVFETANDGESFELGVRVDVTTGSRKNAAVLVPRGNAVLKIHWVPEAGDGGLKRVVLFTGVGQPARKFRLSGVRLLMEPQE; this is translated from the coding sequence ATGGGAGAAAGAGGATTTTCAGCCGTTTTCCGCCAGCGCGCGCTTCTGGCGCTCGGCGGGCTGATGTGCCTGCTGCTGGTTCCTTTTCCCCGCCCGGCGGAACCGGAGCCAATCCTGGAGGATGTGCGGAACCTCCTGCATGTGCCGCTGTTCATGGCCGTGATGCTGTTGTTGCGCGTGCTGCAACGGTCTGTTCCTCCCCGCTGGCGGTCGCTGTGGATCTGCGCCTTTGCCGCCGCATTGTTGGGGGGACTTTCAGAAATCCTCCAGGGGTTGACCGGCCGGACGCCATCGGTTGGGGATTTCGGTGCGGACCTCGCGGGCATCCTGCTGGCCTGTGTGGTGTCGTTGCGGGGGACGGGCACGCGTTTGGTGACCCTCCGGCGGTTGTTGCTGCTTGCAGGCGTGGGGATGTTCGCGCTTGCGGCCGCTCCTTTGGTGAGGGAAGTCTCCATTTTTGCGGGCAAGCACAAGGTGTTTCCGGTGTTGATGGATCGGGGTTTTCCTGGCGCTCTGTGGCAGGGGCAGGGAGGCACCCGTCTCCATGTGGTCGATACGGAGTCCGGCGGGCTACAGGTGGAGATGCCTCATGGCGACTATGAAGGGCTGCGCTACATGTTCCCCCGCGGGGTGGATACGGCTGGATATTCCGGCCTGGTATTCGAAACAGCCAATGATGGTGAATCTTTCGAACTGGGGGTCAGGGTGGACGTCACAACGGGCAGCAGGAAGAACGCGGCCGTTCTGGTTCCCCGGGGAAATGCGGTTCTGAAGATCCACTGGGTGCCGGAGGCTGGTGACGGTGGGTTGAAGAGGGTGGTGCTTTTCACCGGCGTGGGCCAACCTGCGAGGAAGTTCCGGCTTTCCGGCGTGCGCTTGCTCATGGAGCCGCAGGAATGA
- a CDS encoding UDP-glucose/GDP-mannose dehydrogenase family protein, with amino-acid sequence MQSDTSPKEQLSISVFGLGYVGSVVAALLASRGHKVIGVDVIQSKIDAMNAGEATFHEPGLAELTAEAHRLGRLHATTSTAEAINVTDISLVCVGTPSTAAGSLDLSFVEEATCNIAAAIRGKSTPHHLIYRSTMLPGSTRGLVDTHLKDLVAEQRLQVLFYPEFLRQGSAVSDMVEPSLSVVGSYDRNDDISPLRRIFDACTEQTDLESAELIKYACNAFHAAKIAFANEIGRIGKGIGIDAVNIMRVVCQDTRLNISPYYLRPGTPFGGSCLPKDVSALNQLSRSHALSTPMLDSLLASNEDHMDHLTEMVETAGSSRVLLLGLSFKDQTDDLRGSAAFELATRLLLKNHDVGIYDPLIVPAKFTGAIGRIASLRLPNLTSILKSDLAAALREKDTIVVFNRCASVADLEENLAPRHKIIDVASWPELADLPGSYTGICW; translated from the coding sequence ATGCAATCTGACACATCACCCAAAGAGCAACTCTCCATCAGCGTCTTCGGACTGGGTTATGTCGGCAGCGTCGTCGCGGCCCTTCTGGCCAGCCGGGGACACAAGGTCATCGGAGTGGATGTCATCCAGTCGAAAATCGACGCGATGAACGCGGGCGAAGCGACTTTCCACGAACCGGGACTGGCCGAACTCACCGCTGAGGCCCACCGCCTCGGTCGCCTGCACGCGACCACCAGCACCGCCGAGGCGATCAACGTGACTGACATTTCCCTGGTCTGCGTCGGCACGCCCTCCACCGCCGCCGGCTCTCTTGATCTCTCCTTTGTCGAAGAAGCGACCTGCAATATCGCGGCGGCCATCCGCGGCAAATCCACTCCCCACCACCTCATCTACCGGAGCACCATGCTGCCGGGCTCCACACGTGGGCTTGTGGACACCCACCTGAAGGATCTGGTGGCCGAACAGCGCCTCCAGGTTCTTTTCTACCCGGAGTTCCTCCGCCAGGGCTCAGCGGTGAGCGACATGGTCGAGCCGAGCCTTTCAGTCGTCGGCTCCTACGACCGCAACGACGATATCTCCCCGCTCCGGAGGATCTTCGACGCCTGCACGGAACAAACCGACCTGGAATCCGCGGAGTTGATCAAGTATGCGTGCAACGCGTTCCACGCTGCTAAAATCGCGTTCGCAAACGAGATCGGCCGGATCGGCAAAGGCATCGGAATCGATGCGGTGAACATCATGCGGGTGGTCTGCCAGGACACCCGGCTGAACATTTCCCCATACTACCTCCGGCCCGGCACCCCTTTCGGCGGCTCCTGCCTTCCGAAGGATGTAAGCGCGCTCAACCAGCTTTCGCGCTCCCATGCCCTCTCCACTCCCATGCTCGACAGCCTGCTCGCGAGCAACGAGGACCACATGGACCATCTCACGGAGATGGTGGAGACCGCCGGCAGCAGCCGCGTGCTGCTGCTGGGCCTTTCCTTCAAGGACCAGACGGACGATCTGCGAGGCAGCGCGGCGTTCGAACTCGCCACCCGGCTGCTGCTCAAGAACCACGACGTCGGCATCTACGATCCGTTGATCGTCCCCGCGAAGTTCACGGGTGCCATCGGCCGCATCGCGAGCCTCCGGCTGCCCAACCTCACCTCAATCCTGAAAAGCGACCTTGCGGCGGCACTGCGGGAGAAAGATACCATCGTCGTCTTCAATCGCTGTGCCAGCGTGGCCGATCTGGAGGAAAATCTCGCACCCCGTCACAAGATCATCGACGTCGCCTCCTGGCCGGAACTCGCCGATCTCCCGGGCTCCTATACCGGCATCTGTTGGTAA
- a CDS encoding endonuclease/exonuclease/phosphatase family protein, translating to MRTLDSFLERAGKALQSVESRRRLSHRIGRYIRLLLRILTVGYAGCLVLLPVAAAWIGERNITLAFLLYLPRAIILIPLPFLFIGTLPFSWRLALLQLAAAGFFLTYGMGYEWRGNTAKHFDGTHDPSHLTVVTCNYGQNANQSLQPFKNLIKPDILALQETAGRAKRYLADPNYSEFKDGMSLGEHTFLSRYPIVSGELVKLEGGVKDDMPAARFVIDFEGREVVVYSVHFLTVRDTLTHYRKGAFLYGILGMIPGTSFHQKKTSYEGMWRERIRTAEAFKELTDRETLPVIVLGDFNAPAGGYIQRSLTKGLQDTHQVAGSGLGYTFPGTTRNPLSGGGPWMRIDYILASRHWNVTASLTEEKRPSQHRAVATKVRLDKTTAE from the coding sequence ATGAGGACGCTTGATTCATTTCTGGAGAGAGCCGGAAAGGCACTCCAGAGCGTTGAATCCCGCAGGCGGCTGTCACACCGCATCGGCCGGTATATCCGCCTCCTTCTCCGGATCCTGACCGTCGGCTATGCAGGATGCCTGGTTCTCCTGCCGGTGGCGGCCGCTTGGATCGGGGAGCGGAACATCACCCTCGCATTCCTGCTCTATCTTCCGCGGGCGATCATCCTGATACCGCTCCCCTTCCTTTTCATCGGCACGTTGCCTTTCAGTTGGAGGCTGGCCTTGCTCCAGTTGGCCGCCGCCGGATTCTTCCTGACCTATGGCATGGGCTACGAATGGAGGGGAAACACGGCGAAGCACTTCGACGGAACACATGATCCATCCCATCTGACGGTGGTTACCTGCAACTACGGCCAGAACGCGAACCAAAGCCTCCAACCGTTCAAGAACCTCATCAAACCGGACATTCTGGCCCTTCAGGAAACCGCCGGCCGGGCGAAACGATATCTCGCGGACCCGAACTACTCCGAGTTCAAGGATGGGATGAGCCTCGGTGAGCACACGTTTCTGAGCCGTTATCCCATCGTCTCCGGAGAACTGGTGAAACTGGAAGGAGGAGTCAAGGACGACATGCCCGCAGCACGGTTCGTGATCGATTTCGAAGGCCGGGAGGTGGTGGTCTATAGTGTCCATTTCCTCACCGTCCGGGACACGCTCACCCACTACCGGAAGGGAGCATTCCTTTACGGGATCCTGGGGATGATACCCGGCACGTCATTCCATCAGAAGAAGACATCCTATGAAGGCATGTGGCGGGAGCGCATACGCACGGCGGAGGCATTCAAGGAATTGACCGACCGCGAAACCTTGCCGGTGATCGTGTTGGGTGACTTCAACGCACCTGCGGGCGGATACATCCAGAGATCCCTGACCAAGGGGCTGCAAGACACCCACCAGGTGGCGGGAAGCGGCCTCGGCTACACCTTTCCGGGCACCACCCGCAATCCACTCAGCGGCGGCGGCCCATGGATGCGGATCGACTACATCCTCGCAAGCAGGCACTGGAACGTCACCGCCAGCCTGACGGAGGAAAAGCGCCCCTCCCAGCACCGCGCCGTTGCCACGAAGGTGAGACTGGACAAAACCACCGCGGAGTAG